In one window of Verrucomicrobiota bacterium DNA:
- a CDS encoding sigma-54 dependent transcriptional regulator: protein MAITKETDLPEILIVDDDKEVRYSLKRVLGKVDAKLVEAGSGEECLEYVGVSQPEVILLDNRMGGMSGMETLQNLRALGGNSVVIMMTAQGTTQTAIEAMKYGAFDYLMKPFEPDKIIDLVERALRAHSDRQSSGNYESKLKVEDYSEGIVGSSEGMQLVLKQVGQVTASDATVMITGESGTGKELIARCIHDHSLRARKSFIAVNCAAIPDNLIESELFGHEKGSFTGATSQRNGKFELCDGGTLFLDEIGDMALPTQTKILRAIQEGEIQRVGGASPIQVNVRVIAATNKDIEEMVKTQDFREDLYYRLNVFRIKIPPLRERRDDIPEIIDYHLQRLAREKKIRPRKISDEALAILKSQPWVGNVRELENVIYRSAVVSQGETILKTDLPWDNASQNELVSSAPSFVQPDETDPMVSTNGSSHSSILDQLFADLQVNAEGRVLQSVEHAMIERSMQACDGNQTKAAALLGISKSVLRNRLNQIEEAKAQ, encoded by the coding sequence ATGGCGATAACTAAAGAAACAGATCTACCGGAAATTCTGATTGTCGATGATGACAAGGAGGTCCGCTACTCGTTGAAGAGGGTGCTGGGCAAAGTTGACGCAAAACTGGTCGAAGCAGGCAGCGGGGAAGAGTGTCTAGAATACGTAGGGGTTTCGCAGCCAGAGGTGATTCTTCTCGATAACCGCATGGGCGGGATGAGCGGAATGGAAACGCTGCAGAATTTGCGTGCGCTCGGAGGGAACTCAGTCGTGATCATGATGACGGCGCAGGGCACGACTCAGACCGCGATTGAGGCGATGAAGTATGGCGCTTTTGACTATCTCATGAAGCCCTTCGAACCGGATAAGATCATAGATTTGGTTGAGCGGGCTCTTCGGGCGCACTCGGATCGCCAGTCTTCCGGGAACTACGAGTCGAAGCTGAAAGTAGAAGACTATTCCGAAGGAATTGTGGGGAGTTCGGAGGGAATGCAGCTTGTGCTCAAGCAAGTGGGTCAGGTTACCGCTAGCGACGCCACCGTTATGATCACAGGCGAGAGTGGTACCGGGAAAGAACTGATCGCTCGCTGCATTCACGACCACAGCCTACGGGCAAGGAAGTCTTTCATCGCCGTCAATTGTGCTGCGATTCCCGATAACCTGATCGAAAGCGAACTCTTTGGTCACGAAAAAGGGTCTTTCACCGGCGCCACCTCACAGCGCAACGGGAAATTCGAACTTTGCGATGGAGGGACCTTGTTCCTCGACGAGATCGGAGACATGGCCCTTCCTACTCAGACGAAGATCCTTCGTGCGATCCAGGAAGGCGAAATCCAGCGAGTGGGTGGCGCAAGTCCGATCCAGGTCAACGTGCGGGTGATTGCAGCGACCAATAAGGATATCGAGGAGATGGTTAAAACCCAGGATTTCCGGGAAGACCTTTACTACCGCCTGAACGTATTCAGGATCAAGATCCCTCCACTTCGTGAACGACGGGATGACATCCCCGAGATCATCGACTACCACCTGCAGCGGCTTGCGCGGGAGAAGAAGATCCGGCCGAGGAAAATTTCCGATGAAGCACTGGCAATCCTTAAGTCGCAGCCTTGGGTCGGAAACGTGCGGGAATTGGAGAATGTCATCTACCGCAGTGCGGTGGTGTCTCAGGGTGAAACGATCCTTAAGACGGACCTACCTTGGGACAATGCTTCGCAGAATGAGCTGGTCTCCTCCGCACCCTCTTTTGTGCAGCCGGACGAGACCGACCCGATGGTGTCCACCAACGGAAGCTCCCACTCCTCTATCCTCGATCAACTTTTTGCCGACTTGCAGGTAAATGCTGAAGGGAGGGTGCTTCAATCGGTCGAACATGCGATGATCGAGCGCTCGATGCAGGCTTGTGATGGCAACCAGACCAAGGCGGCAGCGCTTCTTGGCATTTCGAAAAGTGTTCTTCGCAATCGCCTGAACCAGATCGAGGAGGCAAAAGCTCAGTGA
- the msrA gene encoding peptide-methionine (S)-S-oxide reductase MsrA, producing MENETDAIVLGGGCFWCLEAVFEDLEGVLDVVSGYAGGEVVDPSYEQVCSGSTGHAEVVQITFDPSVTTLDEILSVFWRCHDPTTKDRQGADVGSQYRSIILPSSDQQESVARNSMDEAQKSFSSPIVTEITLLEKFYRAEDYHQDYYANKPNAPYCAFVIRPKLQKLGL from the coding sequence ATGGAAAATGAAACAGATGCGATCGTCCTTGGTGGAGGTTGTTTTTGGTGTTTGGAAGCGGTCTTTGAAGACCTTGAAGGTGTGCTGGATGTAGTTTCCGGCTATGCCGGAGGCGAAGTCGTGGATCCTAGCTACGAGCAAGTCTGCAGCGGATCAACCGGACACGCGGAGGTGGTCCAAATCACCTTTGATCCGTCAGTAACCACTCTTGATGAGATCCTTTCGGTCTTCTGGAGGTGTCATGATCCCACGACAAAAGACCGTCAGGGTGCCGATGTTGGCTCACAGTATCGTTCGATCATTCTCCCTTCCTCCGATCAACAGGAGTCGGTTGCGAGAAACTCAATGGACGAAGCTCAAAAGTCATTCTCGTCGCCAATCGTGACAGAAATTACACTGCTGGAGAAGTTCTACCGAGCGGAGGATTACCACCAAGACTACTACGCGAACAAACCGAATGCTCCGTATTGTGCCTTTGTGATCCGGCCGAAGCTGCAAAAGCTCGGGTTGTGA
- a CDS encoding UDP-glucuronic acid decarboxylase family protein, whose translation MRTLVTGGAGFLGSHLCERLLERGDEVICLDNYFTGRRRNVEHLRAHPGFELVRHDVVDPFKFEVDHIYNLACPASPVHYQHNPIKTVKTSVMGAINSLGLAKRVNARIFQASTSEVYGDPTIHPQPEEYRGNVNPIGPRACYDEGKRCAETLFFDYHRQNGVEIRVVRIFNTYGPRMLPNDGRVVSNFIVQALQGKDITIYGDGEQTRSFCYVDDLISGFLLLMDQDEITGPVNIGNPGEFTIKELAEWVIRLTGSSSKLVNEPLPADDPMQRKPVIDVAKEKLGWEPRVQLEEGLTRTIEYFRDYLQE comes from the coding sequence ATGAGAACACTTGTTACTGGAGGAGCCGGCTTCTTAGGAAGCCACCTATGCGAACGCCTACTCGAAAGAGGCGATGAAGTGATCTGCCTGGACAACTACTTTACCGGTCGGCGACGGAATGTTGAACACCTTCGTGCACATCCTGGTTTCGAGCTTGTCCGTCACGATGTAGTGGATCCGTTCAAGTTTGAAGTAGACCATATCTACAACCTCGCGTGTCCAGCTTCACCGGTGCACTACCAGCACAACCCGATTAAAACGGTGAAGACCTCGGTGATGGGGGCAATCAATTCGCTCGGTCTCGCAAAAAGAGTAAACGCCCGCATCTTTCAGGCCTCTACTTCCGAGGTTTACGGAGATCCCACGATCCATCCTCAGCCCGAAGAATATCGCGGAAACGTCAATCCAATCGGTCCGCGCGCTTGCTACGACGAGGGCAAGCGCTGTGCGGAAACCCTCTTCTTTGACTACCACCGACAAAACGGCGTCGAAATCCGCGTCGTTCGCATTTTTAATACCTATGGCCCGCGGATGCTTCCCAACGATGGACGGGTAGTTTCAAACTTTATCGTTCAGGCGCTTCAGGGAAAAGACATCACGATCTACGGGGATGGTGAGCAAACCCGCTCTTTCTGTTACGTCGACGATTTGATCAGCGGGTTTCTTCTCCTCATGGATCAGGATGAAATAACCGGTCCGGTGAACATCGGTAACCCCGGAGAATTTACGATTAAAGAATTGGCGGAGTGGGTCATCCGTCTTACCGGAAGCTCTTCCAAGCTTGTCAATGAGCCACTCCCGGCTGACGATCCGATGCAGCGCAAGCCGGTGATCGATGTCGCGAAAGAGAAACTGGGTTGGGAACCCCGCGTCCAGCTCGAAGAGGGACTCACACGCACCATCGAGTACTTCCGTGATTACCTTCAAGAGTAG